One Vicinamibacterales bacterium genomic window carries:
- the rpmH gene encoding 50S ribosomal protein L34, translating into MKRTFQPNNRRRHKTHGFLVRMATKGGRLVLKRRRAKGRKRLAL; encoded by the coding sequence ATGAAGCGTACGTTTCAGCCCAATAATCGTCGGCGTCACAAGACCCACGGCTTTCTCGTTCGCATGGCCACCAAGGGCGGCCGGCTGGTGCTGAAGCGCCGGCGCGCGAAGGGCCGCAAGCGCCTGGCCCTGTAG